Proteins from one Oscillatoria nigro-viridis PCC 7112 genomic window:
- the trpA gene encoding tryptophan synthase subunit alpha yields the protein MTISNCFETLRKNHQCALIPFITAGDPDLETTAKALQILDDNGADAIELGVPYSDPLADGPVIQAAATRALQRGTRLDAVLEMVAKVSPNLRSPIILFTYYNPILYRGIETFLQQIKSAGVQGLVVPDLPLEEADSLIQPANKLGIELTLLVAPTSPKSRIEAIARQSQGFIYLVSVTGVTGVREGLETRAKELLQELRAVTDKPIGVGFGISQPEHARQVKEWGADAAIVGSAFVKRLAQGTPEQGLEAIGEFCKSLKTAIQNA from the coding sequence ATGACTATTTCTAATTGTTTTGAAACGTTACGCAAGAACCACCAATGTGCATTGATTCCTTTTATTACTGCAGGCGACCCAGATTTGGAGACAACGGCTAAAGCACTGCAAATTTTGGATGATAACGGTGCAGACGCGATCGAGCTTGGCGTTCCCTATTCTGACCCGCTAGCTGACGGGCCGGTGATTCAAGCCGCTGCTACAAGGGCTCTACAGCGGGGAACGCGGTTAGATGCGGTGCTGGAAATGGTAGCGAAAGTTAGTCCGAATTTGCGATCGCCCATCATTCTCTTCACATACTACAACCCGATTTTGTACCGAGGTATAGAAACGTTCTTGCAGCAAATCAAAAGTGCTGGAGTTCAGGGATTGGTTGTACCAGACTTGCCCTTAGAAGAAGCAGACAGTCTCATCCAACCTGCCAACAAATTAGGGATTGAACTAACATTATTAGTTGCTCCCACCAGTCCCAAAAGTCGTATAGAAGCGATCGCTCGTCAATCTCAAGGATTTATTTACTTAGTCAGTGTGACGGGGGTGACGGGAGTGCGCGAAGGCTTAGAAACGAGAGCAAAAGAATTGCTGCAAGAACTTCGCGCCGTCACCGACAAACCCATCGGCGTCGGGTTTGGTATATCGCAACCCGAACACGCTCGCCAGGTGAAAGAATGGGGTGCAGATGCTGCGATTGTTGGCAGTGCTTTTGTCAAACGCTTGGCCCAAGGAACTCCAGAACAGGGTTTAGAGGCGATCGGCGAATTCTGCAAAAGTCTAAAAACAGCGATTCAAAATGCTTAG
- a CDS encoding sensor histidine kinase → MLLFTHTQSKNSKVEQEHYSQKHLLKTSTINLTALKPESKYLRIGQKISYGYALAIGIAILGTGAGLKLGDYFRKQALVQVNVAGQQQQMLQNLQNTVFEARSHAARLPVVLGNSVALKYEHDRFLGQITQAKILISEIESFAREHPKRLATEDAALHAILKKSALVIDYYAQLIKLQLKEAQVWNLPPKSIESAQLQMLRTSSGQEAIVLDNLAQSLTDLISTVEIHKQEGTQALEESENLRNRIILGSMLISALIAAMLADKTSRAIAEPLETVTNVAQQVARESNFNLQVPVTTDDEIGVLAVSFNQLIQRVSEYTKELKETQSQLIQTEKMSSLGQMVAGIAHEINNPVNFIGGNIDYANQYIEDLAGLVTLYQEYYPNPPDAIVERIEDIELEFLREDLPKTLSSMKMGADRIREIVVSMRNFSRSDDGKMKSADIHEGIDSTLVILNHRLKQGIQVIKQYGKLPAVECYLAQLNQVFMNVICNAIDALEEVKKEDKGYSPTIWISTEITAENTVTVKIRDNGPGIASASVQHIFDPFFTTKSIGKGTGLGLAISYQILAKHQGKIEVNSQIGQGTEFVITLPVAA, encoded by the coding sequence ATGTTATTATTTACCCACACTCAGTCCAAGAATAGCAAGGTAGAGCAAGAGCACTATTCTCAAAAACATTTGTTAAAAACTTCAACTATTAATCTAACTGCACTCAAGCCCGAATCAAAATATTTGCGTATCGGTCAAAAGATTAGCTATGGCTATGCTTTAGCTATTGGAATAGCGATTTTGGGAACTGGTGCGGGACTGAAATTGGGAGACTACTTTCGCAAGCAAGCTTTAGTTCAGGTAAATGTTGCTGGGCAGCAGCAGCAAATGCTGCAAAATTTGCAAAATACGGTATTTGAAGCCCGATCGCACGCGGCGAGATTGCCAGTCGTTTTGGGAAACTCTGTGGCGCTGAAATACGAACACGATCGGTTTTTAGGGCAAATCACTCAGGCGAAAATCCTGATTTCAGAAATTGAATCTTTCGCACGAGAACATCCCAAGAGACTAGCAACAGAAGATGCAGCATTGCACGCTATATTGAAGAAATCTGCCCTGGTCATTGATTACTACGCTCAGCTAATTAAATTGCAGTTAAAAGAAGCGCAAGTTTGGAATTTGCCGCCCAAGAGCATCGAGTCCGCACAGCTACAAATGTTGAGGACTAGCAGCGGCCAAGAGGCGATCGTACTAGATAACCTTGCTCAAAGTTTAACTGACCTAATTTCTACCGTAGAAATTCACAAACAGGAAGGAACCCAAGCATTAGAAGAATCTGAAAATTTGCGAAACCGAATTATTCTCGGGAGTATGCTAATTTCAGCACTCATCGCCGCCATGCTAGCGGACAAAACCAGCCGCGCGATCGCCGAACCCCTCGAAACCGTTACTAATGTGGCTCAGCAAGTTGCTCGCGAATCGAATTTTAACCTGCAAGTACCAGTCACAACCGACGACGAAATCGGAGTTTTAGCTGTCTCTTTCAATCAATTGATTCAGCGAGTTAGCGAGTATACAAAAGAACTCAAAGAAACTCAATCCCAATTAATTCAAACCGAAAAAATGTCATCTCTCGGTCAAATGGTTGCAGGGATAGCCCACGAAATCAACAATCCTGTCAACTTCATCGGGGGCAACATTGACTATGCCAACCAATACATCGAAGATTTGGCAGGTTTGGTAACTCTCTATCAAGAATATTATCCCAACCCACCAGATGCCATTGTAGAGCGCATCGAAGACATTGAACTCGAATTTCTCAGAGAAGATTTACCAAAAACCCTCTCTTCGATGAAAATGGGAGCCGATCGCATTCGCGAAATTGTCGTATCCATGCGGAATTTTTCGCGATCGGACGACGGAAAAATGAAATCAGCCGACATTCACGAAGGAATTGATAGCACCCTCGTAATTCTCAATCATCGGCTCAAACAAGGTATTCAAGTTATTAAACAATACGGCAAGTTGCCTGCGGTTGAGTGCTATCTGGCGCAACTCAATCAAGTATTTATGAACGTGATCTGCAATGCAATAGATGCGCTGGAGGAGGTGAAGAAGGAAGACAAAGGCTATTCTCCAACGATTTGGATTAGCACGGAAATTACGGCCGAGAATACTGTCACCGTCAAGATTCGGGATAACGGGCCCGGAATTGCGTCCGCCAGTGTCCAACACATATTTGACCCATTTTTTACCACAAAGTCGATCGGCAAAGGTACTGGATTGGGATTGGCTATTTCCTATCAAATCCTTGCCAAGCATCAAGGCAAAATTGAGGTAAATTCTCAAATAGGACAGGGCACGGAATTTGTGATTACTTTGCCAGTTGCTGCGTAA
- a CDS encoding serine/threonine protein kinase: protein MLAPGKILQERYQLQQRLGRTAAGHQTWLAVDLASQEQVTLKMLAFSPEMQWEELKLFEREAQVLQALNHPRIPCYRDYFSLEREAGAGLPWFGLVQDYIPGCSLQELLEKGKQFSEKNVQKIATEVLEILIYLHGLSPPVLHRDIKPSNLIWGKDKHVYLVDFGAVQAQAAVTGVTFTVVGTSGYAPLEQFWGRAVPGSDLYALGATLIHLLTGATPADLPQKDSRIQFSDRVSVSPSLVSWIEKMTEIALEKRFSEAREALAALKSGNIQGANLQIETVRKIAKPRHSRIQVSKSATELNIKIPSDLVRAPFSVGFMGILIILLFVPIILVFWQLNFSIGLGLFTIIASSLVHFLGQGNKITFNRNYFKLEHQIFGWTYSQQTGKISEILGTFIYSMSEGNQIRIRSGNDRGNYFYILAKKLKEVEAAWLAQEIQDWLNLR, encoded by the coding sequence GTGTTAGCTCCCGGAAAAATTTTACAAGAACGTTATCAATTGCAACAGCGTTTAGGACGCACAGCGGCCGGTCATCAAACTTGGCTAGCAGTAGATTTAGCGTCTCAAGAACAGGTGACGCTGAAAATGTTAGCTTTTAGCCCGGAAATGCAGTGGGAAGAACTCAAGCTTTTTGAAAGAGAAGCACAAGTTTTGCAGGCGCTAAATCATCCCCGCATTCCTTGCTATCGAGATTATTTTTCCCTGGAGCGGGAAGCCGGAGCAGGATTGCCTTGGTTTGGATTAGTGCAAGATTATATTCCGGGGTGTTCGCTTCAGGAATTGTTAGAAAAAGGCAAGCAATTTTCCGAGAAAAACGTGCAAAAAATTGCCACTGAAGTGCTGGAAATTTTAATTTATTTGCATGGATTAAGTCCCCCGGTTTTGCACCGAGATATTAAGCCGAGTAATTTAATTTGGGGCAAAGATAAGCACGTTTATCTAGTAGATTTTGGCGCTGTGCAAGCTCAAGCGGCGGTGACAGGCGTAACGTTTACAGTTGTAGGAACGAGTGGCTATGCACCCTTAGAACAGTTTTGGGGCCGGGCGGTTCCGGGTTCCGATTTGTATGCTTTGGGAGCTACTTTAATCCATTTGTTAACGGGGGCGACTCCTGCGGATTTGCCACAGAAAGATTCTCGGATTCAGTTTAGCGATCGCGTGAGTGTGAGTCCCAGTTTGGTAAGCTGGATTGAGAAGATGACGGAAATCGCGTTAGAAAAGCGTTTCAGCGAGGCTAGAGAGGCTTTAGCAGCTTTGAAATCGGGAAACATACAAGGGGCTAATCTTCAAATTGAGACTGTGAGGAAAATTGCTAAACCGCGTCACAGTCGCATTCAAGTTAGCAAATCAGCGACGGAGTTAAACATTAAAATTCCCTCTGATTTAGTCAGAGCTCCTTTTTCAGTTGGTTTTATGGGAATATTAATTATACTGCTATTTGTGCCGATAATCTTAGTATTCTGGCAATTAAATTTTAGTATTGGATTAGGATTGTTTACGATTATAGCAAGTAGCTTAGTACATTTTTTGGGTCAGGGTAATAAAATTACATTTAACCGGAACTACTTTAAACTGGAACATCAGATATTTGGGTGGACTTATTCACAACAAACTGGGAAAATTTCGGAAATTTTGGGTACTTTTATATATAGCATGAGTGAGGGAAATCAAATCAGGATTCGTTCAGGTAACGATAGGGGAAATTACTTTTATATTTTAGCAAAAAAGTTGAAAGAGGTTGAGGCGGCTTGGTTAGCGCAAGAAATTCAAGATTGGTTAAATTTAAGATAA
- a CDS encoding DUF3007 family protein, with protein sequence MRRIDVIGISVGFFVAGGLVYLLLQFAGLDSMNAGIWSQLFLVAGLIGWLVTYLFRALTQKMTYSQQLQDYKEAVLQKQLDELTPEELAKLQAEIEQEKDN encoded by the coding sequence ATGCGACGTATTGACGTAATTGGAATCAGTGTCGGCTTTTTTGTAGCAGGTGGGTTGGTCTACTTGCTACTGCAATTTGCCGGACTCGACAGTATGAATGCAGGGATTTGGAGTCAGTTATTTTTGGTCGCCGGCTTGATTGGCTGGCTGGTGACTTATTTATTTCGAGCGCTGACTCAAAAGATGACCTACAGCCAGCAATTGCAAGACTACAAAGAAGCTGTCTTGCAGAAGCAGCTCGATGAACTCACTCCTGAAGAATTAGCCAAACTTCAAGCCGAAATAGAGCAGGAAAAAGATAATTAG
- a CDS encoding ATP-binding protein, whose protein sequence is MLVTMMHDFYDALADLAIYADAAPTERQQILKRVGASQKKLKEFAHHTPLNYQHKFDLVEAELLGVLGQTAEAMELYDRAITGAKANEYVYEEALACELAAKFYLSLGREKIARLYMIDAYDCYVRWGDRAKIDDLEKRYPQLLKPILEPAKVPANPLANFATPAGHNQSLHPSIHPSIHPSVSASVSDFGNFSTLLKACQALSSERELDRLIAKLMQLAMKNTGADKGALILPNGNQWEIAATSALDNSGLEWAIDLSSAKLDENSDILPLKIVDCVKNLLKPVIVRDLAQQRDWDSDSYILQYQPQSLLCWPILDRGNLVGILYLENRLTAKVFTRDRLQLLNLLCSQAAICLQNALLYKNYQDYNQQLERSLVQISRTEAQLADQKKMLQAILDVAPIWIWMVNLSGKVQFLNKTFSQDVGVPLSDFLAVDHYQDILGENAAGCMVSDAACLAQDLPHYSSETLRLVDGQLHDLEITKVQLKNSQGETIGIIGLGVDATERKRAAELLQEQNQQLERTLKNLQQAQLQIVQSEKMSALGNLVAGVAHEINNPIGFISGNLSEGKRSLEDVIEHLELYRSGASQSEIADHAQEIDLDYLLEDLPKMVDSMQLGCERICSISNSLRTFSRGDKDYKVPFNIHEGIDSAILILKHRLKANEHRPQIEVITKYGNLPKIQCFPGQLNQVFMNLLANAIDALEESNIGRSFSEITANPNRITICTDTVGEGYIKIKIADNGTGIKEEVKQQIFDHLFTTKGVGKGTGLGLAIVHQIAVEKHGGSIEVNGEPGVGTEFAIVLPVKG, encoded by the coding sequence ATGCTAGTAACGATGATGCACGACTTTTATGATGCGCTGGCAGATTTGGCAATCTATGCAGATGCCGCACCGACGGAGCGCCAACAAATCCTTAAGCGCGTTGGGGCTAGTCAGAAAAAACTCAAAGAATTCGCGCACCATACGCCGCTCAATTACCAACACAAGTTCGATCTGGTTGAGGCAGAATTGCTCGGCGTTTTGGGACAGACAGCAGAAGCAATGGAACTGTACGATCGAGCTATTACCGGAGCTAAAGCTAACGAATATGTCTATGAAGAAGCTCTTGCCTGCGAACTTGCTGCTAAGTTTTACCTGTCGTTGGGAAGAGAAAAAATTGCCAGACTCTACATGATAGATGCCTATGATTGCTATGTCCGCTGGGGAGATAGAGCCAAGATTGACGACTTAGAAAAACGTTATCCTCAATTGTTAAAACCGATTTTAGAACCCGCAAAAGTCCCTGCAAATCCATTAGCAAATTTTGCAACACCTGCTGGGCACAATCAATCGCTTCATCCATCCATTCATCCATCCATTCATCCGTCTGTTTCGGCGAGCGTCTCAGATTTCGGGAATTTTTCAACACTGTTAAAAGCTTGTCAAGCGCTCTCTAGTGAAAGAGAACTCGATCGACTGATTGCCAAACTGATGCAACTGGCGATGAAAAATACAGGAGCTGACAAAGGAGCGCTGATTTTGCCAAACGGCAATCAATGGGAAATCGCGGCTACAAGCGCGCTCGACAATTCTGGACTCGAGTGGGCGATTGACTTATCATCGGCAAAACTCGATGAAAACAGCGATATCTTGCCCCTCAAAATTGTTGACTGCGTTAAAAATTTATTGAAACCTGTGATTGTTCGGGATCTGGCCCAACAACGCGATTGGGATTCCGACTCGTACATTCTCCAATACCAACCGCAGAGCCTGTTGTGTTGGCCGATTCTCGATCGAGGCAACTTAGTCGGCATTTTGTATCTGGAAAATCGCTTAACCGCAAAAGTTTTTACCCGAGATCGCCTGCAACTTCTCAATCTCCTGTGCTCCCAGGCAGCCATCTGTTTGCAAAATGCTCTGCTCTATAAAAACTATCAGGATTACAACCAACAATTAGAGCGATCGCTAGTACAAATTAGCAGAACCGAAGCTCAGCTTGCCGATCAGAAAAAAATGCTCCAAGCGATTCTTGATGTCGCTCCGATTTGGATTTGGATGGTGAATCTCAGTGGTAAAGTACAGTTTTTGAACAAGACATTTTCTCAAGATGTGGGCGTGCCTCTGAGCGATTTCCTAGCTGTCGATCATTATCAAGATATACTGGGGGAGAATGCAGCGGGCTGTATGGTTTCAGATGCCGCCTGCCTTGCTCAAGATTTGCCGCATTACTCCAGCGAAACTCTCAGATTGGTGGACGGGCAACTACACGATTTAGAAATCACGAAAGTGCAGTTAAAAAATTCCCAGGGCGAGACAATCGGGATTATTGGTTTGGGTGTGGATGCCACTGAGCGCAAGCGAGCAGCCGAACTTTTGCAAGAGCAAAATCAACAGCTAGAACGAACTTTAAAAAATTTACAACAAGCACAACTGCAAATCGTGCAAAGCGAAAAAATGTCGGCATTGGGTAATTTAGTCGCCGGAGTTGCCCACGAAATTAACAATCCGATTGGGTTTATTTCTGGCAATTTAAGCGAAGGTAAAAGAAGTTTGGAAGATGTTATCGAACACTTAGAATTGTATCGCTCCGGTGCATCGCAATCGGAAATAGCCGACCACGCCCAAGAGATAGACCTCGATTATCTTTTGGAAGATTTACCGAAGATGGTTGATTCAATGCAACTCGGGTGCGAGCGCATTTGCAGCATCAGCAATAGTTTGCGTACCTTCTCCCGAGGTGACAAAGACTACAAAGTTCCTTTTAATATTCACGAAGGCATTGATAGCGCTATTTTAATTTTGAAACACCGCCTCAAAGCAAACGAACACCGCCCGCAGATCGAAGTGATAACTAAATACGGCAATCTCCCTAAAATCCAATGTTTTCCCGGTCAATTGAATCAAGTTTTCATGAACTTGCTTGCCAATGCGATCGATGCCTTAGAAGAGTCAAATATAGGACGCAGTTTTAGCGAAATTACCGCCAATCCCAACCGCATTACGATTTGCACGGATACAGTCGGCGAAGGGTACATTAAAATTAAAATTGCTGATAACGGCACCGGGATAAAAGAGGAAGTTAAACAGCAGATATTCGACCATTTGTTCACGACGAAAGGTGTCGGAAAGGGAACTGGATTGGGGTTGGCAATTGTCCACCAGATTGCGGTAGAAAAACATGGCGGAAGCATTGAGGTGAATGGAGAGCCAGGAGTTGGCACTGAGTTTGCGATCGTTTTGCCTGTGAAGGGATAA
- the ndhL gene encoding NAD(P)H-quinone oxidoreductase subunit L, whose protein sequence is MYITLLLYAVLAGTYLLVVPAATYAYLNSRWYVATSFERGFMYFLMFFFFPGMFLLAPFLNFRPKRRQIEA, encoded by the coding sequence ATGTATATTACCTTACTGCTTTACGCCGTCTTGGCAGGAACCTACCTCCTGGTAGTACCCGCGGCCACCTACGCTTACCTGAACAGCCGCTGGTACGTCGCCACCTCTTTTGAGCGCGGCTTCATGTACTTCTTGATGTTCTTCTTCTTCCCAGGTATGTTTCTCCTAGCTCCTTTTTTGAATTTTCGGCCCAAACGGCGGCAGATTGAAGCCTAA
- a CDS encoding SPL family radical SAM protein has protein sequence MVKYQYEGYSAGKHTVLLRENFGSAKVYAQNAQSVLNKATGFISAYDFTLNPYRGCQYGCSYCYAAAFSPNSQMRQDWGNWVIIKQNAAELLNKELQRWYKKQPDRPPSIYMSSVTDPYQPIESKEQLTRHLLEVMIPYQPTLVIQTRSPMITRDIDILQQFQRLRINMSIPTGSEKVRKDFEPKSPSIPARLKAIAKLKYSFPYQENCEVRFSITVTPLLPTLPEDEANFISKLEVADRVVIQDFHASNDRSLIASTRSEALALKQKYAWWYNTEQQSYRKFKNKLKAMLPGVEIMEGKEGFGYE, from the coding sequence ATGGTAAAGTATCAGTATGAGGGATATTCCGCCGGAAAACACACTGTTTTACTCCGAGAAAACTTTGGAAGTGCCAAAGTGTATGCACAAAATGCACAGTCAGTGCTTAACAAAGCTACTGGATTTATCAGTGCTTACGATTTCACGCTGAATCCTTATCGCGGCTGTCAGTACGGATGCAGCTATTGTTATGCTGCTGCTTTTAGCCCGAATTCACAGATGCGGCAGGATTGGGGAAATTGGGTAATCATTAAGCAAAATGCAGCGGAACTTCTAAATAAAGAGTTGCAAAGATGGTACAAAAAGCAACCCGATAGACCGCCTAGCATTTACATGAGTAGTGTCACCGATCCGTATCAGCCAATTGAATCTAAAGAACAACTAACTAGGCACTTGTTAGAAGTGATGATTCCCTATCAACCGACATTAGTTATCCAAACTCGCAGTCCTATGATAACTAGAGATATCGATATTTTACAGCAATTTCAACGATTGCGAATTAACATGAGTATTCCCACAGGTAGCGAAAAAGTGAGGAAAGATTTTGAGCCTAAATCGCCTAGTATTCCTGCGAGACTCAAAGCTATTGCCAAACTGAAATACAGCTTTCCTTACCAAGAAAATTGCGAAGTCAGATTTTCTATAACTGTGACGCCACTACTCCCTACCTTACCCGAAGATGAAGCTAATTTTATTAGCAAGCTGGAAGTTGCAGATCGGGTGGTGATTCAGGATTTTCATGCCAGCAACGATCGATCGCTAATTGCGTCAACGCGATCGGAAGCATTAGCTCTTAAACAAAAGTACGCTTGGTGGTACAATACCGAACAGCAGAGTTATCGCAAGTTTAAAAATAAACTAAAGGCGATGCTTCCGGGGGTTGAAATCATGGAAGGTAAAGAGGGATTTGGCTATGAGTAA
- a CDS encoding DUF6658 family protein yields MNRLTAFVKKIRAVQILTVFLAGILVFVSTACSRPDMMAGKTDVTAGKTDARIGKTADQIREEVPSGAVTSEYKGGMNNYSDDDPRNQKITSAEAKAQLLKEQAQHRIDTKSSNNVGENVRRVADDAPNKLDQIGEKVKEDARTAQRKADDFGDKTKQGFANLKENTREGLKGAKDIVKEATQGAKERAAEGTESLRYNTSGGQENINDAARDAR; encoded by the coding sequence ATGAACAGACTAACTGCATTTGTGAAAAAAATTCGAGCTGTACAAATCTTAACAGTGTTTCTGGCTGGCATTTTAGTATTTGTGAGTACGGCCTGCAGCCGCCCTGATATGATGGCAGGAAAAACTGATGTAACGGCAGGAAAAACTGATGCGAGGATAGGAAAAACTGCCGACCAAATTAGAGAAGAAGTTCCTTCGGGGGCTGTAACTTCCGAATACAAAGGCGGCATGAACAACTACAGCGATGACGACCCCAGAAACCAAAAGATCACATCAGCAGAAGCAAAAGCTCAGCTTCTCAAAGAGCAAGCGCAGCACCGCATCGATACTAAATCTAGCAACAATGTAGGGGAAAACGTGCGGCGAGTAGCGGACGACGCGCCTAACAAACTCGACCAAATTGGCGAAAAGGTGAAGGAAGATGCTCGCACCGCTCAGCGCAAAGCTGATGACTTTGGCGACAAAACCAAACAAGGCTTTGCTAATCTTAAAGAAAACACTCGCGAAGGCTTGAAGGGAGCAAAAGATATTGTTAAAGAAGCCACGCAGGGAGCAAAAGAAAGAGCAGCAGAGGGTACTGAGTCTCTGAGATATAATACCAGCGGCGGCCAAGAAAATATCAATGATGCAGCACGAGATGCAAGATAG